The genomic region CGCAAGGGCCGGAGCGCGAGGTCGAAGTGGCGCTCGTCCTCGCCGAGAGAGGCGTCAACCAAGCCGCGATCCCGTTCGTTGTCCATGTCGCGTTACCCGCCGTCCTGCATCCTCGCGAGGCCGAGGCGCAGGAGCTCCTCGAACGACCCGCGCGCGCCGGACCGGTCGAGCTCGGCGATCACCGAGTCGACCCGCGCCGGCTTGAACCCCAGGTTGCGCAGCGCGAAGGCCACCTCGGCGAGCTCGGACGTCGCCCCCTGCGCCTTCTCCTCGCCGCCGAGCTTCAGCTTGCCGCCGAGCTCGAGCACGATGCGCTCCGCGGTCTTCTTCCCGATGCCCGGGACCGCCGACAGCCGCTTCACGTCGCCGGCGTCGATCGCGCGCCCGAGCTCCGCGGAGGTGAGCGCCCCGACCACCGCGAGCGCGACCTTCGGCCCGACGCCGTTCACCTTGATCAGCTCCCGGAACGCCTCCCTTTCCCCGGCGCTCGCGAAGCCGATGAGCTTGAGCTCGTCCTCGCGCACGTGGGTGTGGATCCAGAGCGTCGTGTGCTCGCCGAGCGCGGGCAGCGCCGCGAGCACGCGCAACGGGAGCGTCACGTCGTAGC from Pseudomonadota bacterium harbors:
- the ruvA gene encoding Holliday junction branch migration protein RuvA, producing the protein MPLGGMLRAMIGRLSGKIVEKTAEGAVIDTGGVGYDVTLPLRVLAALPALGEHTTLWIHTHVREDELKLIGFASAGEREAFRELIKVNGVGPKVALAVVGALTSAELGRAIDAGDVKRLSAVPGIGKKTAERIVLELGGKLKLGGEEKAQGATSELAEVAFALRNLGFKPARVDSVIAELDRSGARGSFEELLRLGLARMQDGG